In the genome of Alkalinema sp. FACHB-956, one region contains:
- the recA gene encoding recombinase RecA: protein MPPKASSSDNAADKANADKQKALNLVLGQIERNFGKGSIMRLGDATRMKVETIPSGALTLDLALGGGMPKGRVIEIYGPESSGKTTVALHAVAEVQKQGGIAAFVDAEHALDPTYAANLGVDIDNLLVSQPDTGEAALEIVDQLVRSAAVDIVVIDSVAALVPRAEIEGEMGDSHVGLQARLMSQALRKITGNIGKSGCTVVFLNQLRQKIGVTYGSPETTTGGQALKYYASVRLDIRRIQTLKKGNEEFGIRAKVKVAKNKVAPPFRIAEFDVIFGKGISTLGCLVDLAEETNVISRKGAWYSYNGDNISQGRDNAIKYLEEKPELAQEIEKLVREKLEMGAQVSANTVGHAEPEDEEDDFDPEADQ from the coding sequence ATGCCGCCCAAAGCATCCTCCTCGGATAACGCCGCCGATAAGGCAAATGCTGATAAGCAAAAAGCCCTCAATTTAGTCCTGGGGCAAATTGAACGCAACTTTGGTAAGGGCAGCATCATGCGCCTCGGTGATGCCACCCGCATGAAAGTGGAAACCATCCCCAGTGGGGCGCTGACCCTGGATTTGGCCCTGGGGGGCGGAATGCCCAAGGGTCGAGTAATTGAAATTTACGGGCCAGAAAGTTCCGGTAAGACAACGGTGGCGCTCCATGCCGTTGCGGAAGTGCAGAAACAGGGAGGCATCGCAGCCTTTGTGGATGCAGAGCACGCCCTTGATCCGACCTATGCCGCCAATCTGGGCGTAGACATTGATAACCTGCTCGTTTCCCAGCCCGATACCGGGGAAGCCGCCTTGGAAATTGTCGATCAACTGGTGCGATCGGCGGCGGTGGATATTGTCGTCATCGACTCGGTGGCGGCCTTGGTACCCCGGGCAGAAATTGAAGGGGAAATGGGTGACTCCCACGTAGGTCTGCAAGCGCGGTTGATGAGCCAAGCGCTACGGAAAATTACGGGGAACATTGGGAAGTCCGGCTGTACGGTTGTCTTCCTGAACCAATTGCGCCAAAAAATCGGGGTCACCTACGGTAGCCCAGAAACCACGACGGGCGGCCAAGCGCTGAAATACTACGCTTCGGTGCGGTTAGACATTCGCCGGATTCAAACCCTGAAGAAGGGCAACGAAGAATTTGGGATTCGGGCGAAGGTAAAGGTTGCCAAGAATAAAGTTGCGCCACCCTTCCGAATTGCCGAGTTTGATGTGATTTTCGGGAAGGGAATTTCCACGCTGGGTTGCTTGGTGGATCTGGCGGAAGAAACCAACGTCATTTCCCGCAAGGGTGCTTGGTACAGCTACAACGGCGACAACATCAGCCAAGGCCGTGACAATGCGATTAAATACCTAGAAGAAAAGCCTGAACTAGCCCAGGAAATTGAAAAGCTGGTACGGGAAAAACTGGAGATGGGCGCACAGGTATCGGCGAATACGGTGGGTCATGCCGAGCCGGAGGATGAAGAGGATGATTTTGATCCGGAGGCTGATCAATAG